The sequence below is a genomic window from Acidilobus saccharovorans 345-15.
ACCCGTAGGCCGCGACGCCTAGCCGCGGGCGGAAGTCCCGGGTTCGAATCCCGGCGGGCCCGCCACAGCCCTGAAGGGCTCCTCCATGTTCTACTGTGCAGCGGTCCGAGGGCTTATCCTCATTGGACGATCCATAGTTAGGCGCAAATCTCCTGAGAGACGTTAGCGCTTCAGTTAACTAGATAACCTCGGGGTCCAACCAGAGGCTGTAGGAGGGGTGCTAGGTAGTTTGCCATCTGCTAGACCAGATGAAAGGATACTTAATCACGTACTTGTGCCAAAGCATCGTATACTGAGCATAGAGGAGGCGGTTGAAGTGCTTAATAAGCTTGGCGTTAAGCCGTGGCAGCTTCCGAGGATCAGCGCCAACGACCCCATTATTAAGCTGCTGGGAGGCAAGCCAGGAGATATTGTTGAAATAGAGCGCAACTCGCCCACCGCAGGGAAACACGTAGTTTATAGGGTAGTCGTGTCCTATTGAGTGGGTGAGCTTAATGACGTCTGAGCAACTAACCAAGGATGACCTATGGATCGTATTCAGGCAGTACATACGCGAGACAGGGCTTGCCAGACAGCACCTGGACTCGTATAATGCCTTTGTGACGGAGCGCATGCAAGAGATAGTTGATTCCTTTGGGGAAATAAGGCCTCTTTATAAGCAGGTCAGCAGGAGGAGGGAGGCAGCCCCAGAGGAAGGTCCTGATATAAAGATAGTGCTTGGGAAAATACGCATAGGCGAGCCCCAGGTAAAGGAAGCTGACGGCAACCTGAGACGCAAGGACGTAACGCCCCTAGAGGCAAGGCTCAGGAACTTCACGTACTCTGCTCCTCTCTTCCTTCAGATGAAGCTTGTAGAAAATGGCACCGAGGTCTACAGCGACGAGGTAAAGGTGGGAGACTTCCCCATAATGGTTAAGTCTGTCATCGACCCGCTCTCTAAGGCCAGCTACAGGGAGCTCCTGGAGGCCGGCGAGGACCCTAACGATCCCGGAGGCTACTTCATTATAAATGGCAGCGAGAGGGTAGTGGTGGCTCAGGAGGACCTGGCAGTAAACAGG
It includes:
- a CDS encoding DNA-directed RNA polymerase subunit H, with protein sequence MPSARPDERILNHVLVPKHRILSIEEAVEVLNKLGVKPWQLPRISANDPIIKLLGGKPGDIVEIERNSPTAGKHVVYRVVVSY